ACGTGACGCCGTACTCGTTCTCGATACCGAAGATCCGCCGGTCCACGTGATCAGCCTAGGCCGATGCCGGTCAAACCGACCGCGAACCGCCGCGCCACTCGTGTCACTTCCGGTCGGGCGGCGGTGCGATCGGGGGCTCGCCGGTGAGCGGGTCCTCGAGAGGCGCCACGTCGCCGCTGACCTGGTCGGTCGGGTCCGCGGGGTCGTCGGGACCGCCGTCGGTCGGCACCGTCCCCGGGGCGTTGTCCTCGGGCAGCGGGTCCGCCGGCGTGGCCGGGCCCCGTCCGGCGAGGAGCTGGTCGAGCCGGGCCGGCCGGAGCCGGACGAACTTCCGCGGCTGCGTCCGGGTGCGGTCGAGCACGGCCACCTCGAGGTCGGCCACCGGGATGACCCGGTCCTCCCCCTCGGTGTGACCGAGCGCAGCGACCGCCACGCCGAGGGCGTCGCTGAGCGGCGCACCCTCGGTGTAGTGCTCCTCGAGGTAGCCGGCGACGACGTCGGCCGCGCCACCCATGACGGCGTAGCCGTGCTCGTCGGCGACCTGGCCGTCGTACGTCAGCCGGTAGAGCTGGTCGTCCGCGGCGACGTCGCCGATCTCGCCGACGAAGAGCTCCACCTCGTACGGCTTCTCGCCGCCGCTCGAGAAGATCGTGCCCAGGGTCTGGGCGTAGGCGTTGGCGAGGGCTCGGCCCGTCACGTCGCGCCGGTCGTAGGCGTAGCCGCGCATGTCGGCCAGGCGTA
The genomic region above belongs to Nocardioides conyzicola and contains:
- the prcA gene encoding proteasome subunit alpha, whose protein sequence is MSMPFYVSPEQLMKDRADFARKGIGRGRSVVAVQYADGVLFASENPSQALHKVSEIYDRIAFAAVGRYNEFENLRIAGVRLADMRGYAYDRRDVTGRALANAYAQTLGTIFSSGGEKPYEVELFVGEIGDVAADDQLYRLTYDGQVADEHGYAVMGGAADVVAGYLEEHYTEGAPLSDALGVAVAALGHTEGEDRVIPVADLEVAVLDRTRTQPRKFVRLRPARLDQLLAGRGPATPADPLPEDNAPGTVPTDGGPDDPADPTDQVSGDVAPLEDPLTGEPPIAPPPDRK